The genomic DNA AATAGAAAGAGGAATTTGTTCCCCTAAGTTATCAATAACTCGAATTTTTAAAGGGCTATCAATTCTTTCAATGATAATAGAATGTGTTCCATTTGGAATGTTCAAATAAACACTTTCTTCCACTTCATAGGCCAATCGCTTCATAACTTCTCTTGCGACTGATCTGTAGTCTACCTTCTCCAATTGTCGTAATCCTATTTCCATCCACATTGGTCCAATTTTGTACTGTTTCGTCTCTGAAATTTGCGTAACTAGCCCATGCTCGATTAGAGAGTTAAGTAATCTATGCACTGTACTAACTGGGAGATGTGTTCTGTCCGCTATATCAGAAATGGCCCAATACTCTTTTTCATTAGTAGAATTTAATAACTTTATAATACTTATCGCTCGATCAATGGACTGTACCATAACTCACCTCAACTTGACTTGTAATATGTTAGTGCGCTCAATTATCTATCAATTTAACAAAAATTCAAAATGAAATCAATCTATTTACTTAATTTTCTAAAAATAAAAATATGCCACTGATAATAATTTGAAAGCGTAATCAAAAAAATATTGACTTTTCCTTTTAATTATCTGAAAATTAAAACGATATTTCACATCACGGAATACATTCCATAATACGGAAAAACAGCAAACTTTATTCTATCAACTACGAAAGTGAGGAAAACAATGGCGCAAGTAAACAATACAAACAAT from Bacillus basilensis includes the following:
- a CDS encoding IclR family transcriptional regulator, producing MVQSIDRAISIIKLLNSTNEKEYWAISDIADRTHLPVSTVHRLLNSLIEHGLVTQISETKQYKIGPMWMEIGLRQLEKVDYRSVAREVMKRLAYEVEESVYLNIPNGTHSIIIERIDSPLKIRVIDNLGEQIPLSIGAANKTMLANMKQNEMEYIVEQLLSSVPEQKQILFNQIEQIRNEGYAVSYGEKTEGTASVAAPIIGFNHKVVGALSVGLISHRINDDRLSFLISKVKQAAHEISIKIGSTSEL